The Anabaena sp. WA102 genome contains a region encoding:
- a CDS encoding DUF6464 family protein: MELNSLPTEVILTHPRQSLGKLQLDWTPQPGNYLDFEGKTYAVLERCHRYQLRGGRYSLHNIAIYVQKAQRPEEKSLVEGRWVIGDATCHYNALSEIIRCAVNPEGPCKSCRFYEN; encoded by the coding sequence ATGGAGCTAAATTCTTTACCCACTGAGGTAATTTTGACACATCCGCGTCAGTCTCTTGGTAAGTTACAACTTGATTGGACACCCCAACCGGGAAACTATCTTGATTTTGAAGGTAAAACCTACGCAGTTTTAGAGCGTTGCCATAGATATCAGCTTAGAGGAGGACGCTATAGTTTACACAATATCGCTATTTATGTCCAAAAAGCCCAAAGACCGGAAGAAAAAAGTTTAGTAGAGGGACGTTGGGTTATCGGTGATGCTACTTGTCATTATAATGCTCTTTCAGAAATTATCCGTTGTGCTGTTAACCCAGAAGGACCATGTAAATCCTGTCGGTTCTATGAAAATTAG
- the fmt gene encoding methionyl-tRNA formyltransferase — protein MKIVFFGTPDFAIPTFKKLLENSDFQVLAVITQPDKRRERGNKLTPSPVKTLATDHHIPVWQPERLKKDVETLTRLKQMEADVFVVIAYGQILSKKILDMPKLGCVNVHGSILPQYRGAAPIQWSIYNGEKETGITTMLMDKGMDTGDMLLKATTPINLLDNAQILAEKLAIAGADLLIETLYKLERQEITPTPQDHATATYASLIQKPDYDLDWAKSAIQLHNQIRGFYPNCIASFRNQPLKIIATVPIESAYIQELPEQLQEKINKIPNLSTISGQPGEVVNITKGLGAIVQTGAGLLLLREVQLTGKRPQSGWDFVNGTRLTVGEVIGNG, from the coding sequence ATGAAAATAGTATTTTTTGGCACTCCAGATTTTGCGATTCCCACCTTTAAAAAACTCTTGGAAAACAGTGATTTTCAGGTACTTGCTGTAATTACCCAACCAGATAAACGCCGAGAACGTGGGAATAAACTGACACCTTCCCCCGTGAAAACCTTAGCTACAGATCATCATATTCCAGTATGGCAACCGGAAAGACTCAAAAAAGATGTTGAAACCTTAACACGACTCAAGCAGATGGAAGCAGATGTGTTTGTAGTCATTGCTTATGGACAAATTTTGTCTAAGAAAATATTAGATATGCCAAAGCTAGGTTGTGTCAACGTACATGGATCAATTCTCCCTCAATATCGCGGGGCTGCACCAATTCAGTGGAGTATCTACAATGGTGAAAAAGAAACCGGGATTACAACTATGCTTATGGATAAGGGCATGGATACAGGTGATATGCTCCTCAAAGCAACTACACCAATTAATTTACTAGATAATGCTCAGATTTTAGCGGAAAAGTTAGCGATCGCTGGTGCAGATTTACTCATAGAAACCCTATATAAACTAGAACGTCAGGAAATTACACCAACTCCTCAAGATCATGCCACAGCCACTTACGCATCTTTGATTCAAAAACCAGACTATGACTTAGACTGGGCAAAAAGTGCCATCCAATTACACAATCAAATTCGCGGCTTTTATCCTAACTGTATTGCCAGCTTCCGCAATCAACCATTGAAAATCATTGCTACTGTTCCCATAGAGTCAGCGTACATTCAAGAATTACCAGAGCAGTTACAGGAAAAAATTAACAAAATACCTAACTTATCAACTATATCAGGTCAACCTGGAGAAGTAGTAAATATTACTAAAGGACTAGGAGCAATTGTCCAAACAGGGGCAGGTTTATTACTGCTGCGGGAAGTGCAATTAACAGGTAAACGTCCCCAATCAGGATGGGATTTTGTCAATGGGACTCGATTAACTGTTGGTGAGGTAATTGGTAATGGGTAA
- a CDS encoding chloride channel protein, whose amino-acid sequence MISLTMLTQQFRNFWQPRKGLAIAEASIIGIVAALSAVLLKQGSGWLGTWRVHTTHIFPAWISLPFIGLSLGFLSGWLVQRLAPEAAGSGIPQVKAALANVPIKLSWRVAFVKLISAIIALGSGLTLGRQGPTVQVGAGLAAGMSRLVPTSPDHRRQMIAAGAGAGLAAAFNAPLAGVLFIIEELLQDLSGLTLGTAIIASFIGGVISRWLGGGSFQLDLKLINHSSSFSLLEIPTLLILGILAGLLAALFNQGLIFSIQAYRRLHISLPLRVAIAGLASGLIMSLLPETFRDNTGLREFMIASEPNIPLAGIAFIAQFILTLIAFGSGAPGGLFAPSLILGSCLGHIIGVCELQVFGFGSPTTYALAGMGGFFSAVSKVPITAIVIVFEMTTDFNLVLPLMVVSVVSYLVAEKVVPGSLYDKLLKLNGVVIQKNSPTQGILTQLTAKDVMQCLVETLEAEMTGDEVIKAFSRSHHRGFPVVENNKLVGLVSQTDLQKIRNHLLPHETLLKEIMTPKPVTVTPADRLSHVLYLLDRYQISRLPVVDGKKLIGIITRADIIRAEADHLNGENGVTGPQAEPSYLVYQTRSPSIGRGRLLVTIANPETAPVLLEMAAAIARDRHYEIECLQIILVSRHISPAETPVNTAKSRRLLRQAESLAKKLHIPIHTQIRVAHDVAQAILETTKERYIDLIFMGWKGNTSTPGRIFGNVVDTVIRQANCDVVLVKLGNNCHSYQQFKRWLVPMAGGPNAPIAIKLLPALVTLKNEIEIRLTQVVKPGETAPDMTVLEASTRQLMRHRNLQGNVVAASLQAESVTTGVIELVKTEGFDVVVLGASREGLLQQAIQGNIPEAIASGVDITVILVSSAMS is encoded by the coding sequence ATGATTTCCCTGACAATGCTAACCCAGCAGTTTCGGAACTTTTGGCAACCTAGAAAGGGACTAGCCATAGCAGAAGCTTCTATAATTGGGATAGTAGCCGCTTTATCTGCGGTATTACTCAAACAAGGTTCAGGGTGGTTGGGAACATGGCGAGTGCATACAACTCACATTTTCCCAGCCTGGATATCTCTACCATTTATTGGCCTAAGTTTGGGGTTTCTTTCCGGTTGGTTAGTGCAGCGATTAGCACCAGAAGCGGCTGGTAGTGGCATTCCCCAAGTCAAAGCTGCTTTGGCGAATGTGCCAATTAAACTATCATGGAGAGTAGCTTTTGTCAAGTTAATCTCAGCAATTATCGCCTTGGGTTCAGGATTAACCTTGGGTAGACAGGGACCGACAGTTCAAGTTGGTGCGGGGTTAGCGGCGGGTATGAGTCGCTTAGTTCCCACTTCTCCAGATCATCGCCGCCAAATGATTGCCGCGGGGGCGGGGGCTGGTTTAGCAGCGGCTTTTAATGCGCCTCTAGCCGGGGTCTTATTTATTATTGAAGAATTATTACAAGATTTATCAGGTTTAACTTTAGGAACGGCAATTATCGCTTCTTTTATTGGTGGCGTGATCTCCCGCTGGTTAGGTGGTGGGAGTTTTCAACTAGACTTAAAACTGATTAATCACTCTAGCAGTTTTTCCCTATTAGAAATTCCGACTTTATTAATTTTAGGAATTTTAGCGGGTTTATTAGCAGCTTTATTTAATCAGGGATTAATTTTTAGTATTCAAGCTTACCGCCGTTTACATATTAGTTTACCTTTGCGGGTAGCAATAGCTGGTTTGGCTTCGGGTTTAATTATGTCTTTGCTACCAGAAACTTTTCGGGATAATACAGGTTTGCGGGAGTTTATGATTGCCAGTGAACCAAATATTCCTTTAGCGGGAATTGCCTTTATTGCCCAATTTATCTTAACATTAATTGCTTTTGGTTCGGGCGCACCTGGGGGATTATTTGCACCCAGTTTAATTTTAGGTTCTTGTTTAGGACATATTATTGGCGTATGTGAATTGCAAGTATTTGGATTTGGTTCACCGACTACCTACGCATTAGCCGGAATGGGGGGATTTTTTAGCGCGGTTTCTAAAGTTCCCATTACTGCAATTGTGATTGTTTTTGAAATGACGACAGACTTTAATTTAGTCTTACCTTTAATGGTGGTATCTGTGGTATCTTATCTGGTAGCGGAGAAGGTTGTTCCTGGTTCACTCTATGACAAACTTTTAAAATTAAATGGAGTTGTTATTCAAAAAAATAGTCCGACCCAAGGGATATTAACTCAGTTAACTGCTAAGGATGTGATGCAGTGCTTGGTGGAAACTTTGGAAGCAGAAATGACGGGAGATGAAGTGATTAAGGCTTTTTCTCGTTCCCATCATCGCGGTTTTCCTGTAGTAGAAAATAATAAATTAGTCGGCTTAGTTTCCCAAACTGATTTACAGAAGATTCGGAATCATCTTTTGCCCCATGAAACTCTTTTAAAAGAAATTATGACACCTAAGCCGGTGACGGTGACACCAGCAGATAGATTAAGTCATGTTCTCTATTTATTAGATAGATATCAAATTAGTCGTTTACCTGTGGTAGATGGTAAAAAATTAATTGGGATTATTACTCGCGCTGATATTATTCGTGCTGAAGCAGATCATTTGAATGGCGAAAATGGGGTGACAGGTCCCCAAGCAGAACCTTCTTATTTAGTTTACCAAACTCGATCGCCTAGTATTGGGAGAGGGAGATTATTAGTTACCATTGCTAACCCGGAAACCGCCCCCGTATTACTAGAAATGGCTGCCGCTATTGCCCGCGATCGCCATTATGAAATAGAATGTTTACAAATCATCTTAGTATCCCGTCACATTTCCCCAGCGGAAACCCCAGTCAACACCGCAAAAAGTCGCCGCTTACTCCGACAAGCCGAAAGTTTAGCCAAAAAACTGCACATTCCCATTCATACCCAAATTCGGGTCGCCCATGATGTTGCCCAAGCAATTTTAGAAACAACTAAGGAACGATACATAGATCTAATTTTCATGGGTTGGAAGGGAAATACATCTACCCCCGGCAGGATTTTTGGCAATGTTGTAGATACGGTAATTCGTCAAGCAAATTGTGATGTTGTTTTAGTAAAATTAGGCAATAATTGCCATTCATATCAACAATTTAAACGATGGTTAGTCCCTATGGCTGGGGGACCAAATGCACCCATAGCCATCAAATTATTACCGGCTTTAGTCACTTTGAAAAATGAGATAGAAATTCGCTTAACCCAAGTAGTTAAACCTGGGGAAACAGCACCTGATATGACAGTTTTAGAAGCATCTACCCGGCAATTAATGCGTCACCGTAATTTACAAGGCAATGTTGTTGCTGCATCTTTACAAGCTGAATCTGTCACCACTGGAGTAATTGAGTTGGTGAAAACTGAAGGTTTCGATGTTGTAGTCTTGGGTGCTTCCCGTGAGGGACTATTACAACAAGCCATTCAAGGAAACATCCCCGAAGCGATCGCCTCTGGTGTTGATATTACGGTAATTTTAGTCAGCAGCGCAATGTCTTAA
- a CDS encoding TldD/PmbA family protein → MGSANLLQDTLAEQLLELALKSGAEAAEVYQSRSLSRPVFFEANRLKQLETSQSEGTALRLWRNGCPGLTVAYGDVDPQAMVEKSLALSQLNPPETVELGTYGEDSYSDLGTSVSVEMLINWGKEAIALIRDVYPDILCHSDWECDIENTRLINSKGLDSHYTDTTLSCYMSAEWVRGDDFLSVADGQTQRDKLNPEKVASQILQRLNWAKENIPSPSGRSPVLFTSKAADMLWGTVQSALNGKHILEKASPWADRLGKPVIAPTLTLYQNPKAGPYSCPFDDEGQPTQSLIFIENGILRNFYSDRTTGQQLNSGSTGNGFRPGLGSYPTPGLFNFLIQPGDLSLLDLIKKMDDGLIIDQMLGSCSGLSGDFSINVDLGYRVKNGQIIGRVKDTMVAGNVYTALKQVVQLGGDADWNGSCYTPSLIVEGLSITGKNS, encoded by the coding sequence ATGGGTTCTGCAAATTTGTTACAAGATACACTGGCGGAACAACTGCTAGAACTTGCCCTCAAATCTGGTGCTGAGGCTGCGGAAGTATATCAGTCACGATCGCTTTCTCGACCAGTTTTTTTTGAGGCTAACCGTCTCAAACAACTAGAAACCAGTCAATCTGAGGGTACAGCCCTACGGCTATGGCGGAATGGTTGTCCCGGTTTGACGGTGGCTTATGGCGATGTTGATCCCCAAGCTATGGTGGAGAAATCTTTGGCACTGAGTCAATTAAATCCACCGGAAACAGTAGAATTAGGGACTTATGGCGAGGATTCTTACTCAGATTTAGGCACATCTGTATCCGTAGAGATGTTGATTAACTGGGGCAAAGAAGCGATCGCCTTAATTCGTGATGTCTATCCAGATATTCTTTGCCATAGTGACTGGGAATGCGATATAGAAAACACTAGACTGATCAACAGCAAAGGTTTAGATTCTCACTACACCGACACCACACTTAGCTGCTATATGTCAGCGGAATGGGTGAGAGGTGATGATTTTCTCAGTGTTGCTGATGGTCAAACTCAACGCGATAAACTCAACCCAGAGAAAGTAGCCAGCCAAATTTTACAGCGATTAAATTGGGCTAAAGAAAACATTCCTAGTCCCAGTGGTCGTAGTCCTGTATTGTTCACTTCCAAAGCAGCAGATATGCTGTGGGGAACTGTGCAATCAGCTTTGAATGGTAAACACATCTTGGAAAAAGCTTCCCCCTGGGCAGATAGATTGGGTAAACCAGTTATTGCCCCCACCCTGACCCTTTACCAAAACCCAAAAGCTGGTCCCTATAGTTGTCCCTTTGATGATGAAGGTCAACCTACCCAGTCATTGATATTTATCGAAAATGGGATTTTACGGAATTTTTATAGCGATCGCACTACTGGACAACAATTAAACAGCGGTAGCACTGGTAATGGTTTTCGCCCTGGCTTAGGTAGTTATCCCACTCCTGGATTATTTAACTTCCTGATTCAACCTGGTGATCTTTCCCTATTAGACTTGATTAAAAAGATGGATGATGGCTTAATTATCGATCAAATGTTAGGTAGTTGTAGCGGACTATCAGGTGATTTTTCCATCAATGTTGATTTGGGATATCGGGTCAAAAACGGGCAAATAATTGGCAGAGTCAAAGATACAATGGTAGCAGGTAACGTCTACACAGCCCTAAAACAAGTGGTGCAACTAGGTGGAGATGCGGATTGGAATGGTTCTTGTTATACACCATCGCTGATAGTAGAAGGACTATCCATTACTGGGAAAAATAGTTAA